In Actinoplanes octamycinicus, the genomic window CCAGGCCGCGCCCGCGGATCGCCTCGGCCGCCGGCATCGGCCGGCCGAACGGGCGTGGGCCGCCGCCGTCGACCACGTCGCAGATCAGCTGGCCGTCCTCGGCCCAGACCCGGATGTGCCCGCCGCCGCCGGTGTGCTGCAGGGTGTTGGTGGTCAGCTCGCTGACCGCCAGGGTGAGCAGGTCGATGCGGGCCGGTGGCAGGCCCAGCTCGCGGGCCCGCTCGGTGACGAACGTGCGGACCCGGCGCAGGTCGTCGGGCTCGGTGTACGACATGCCGTCGGTGTCGGTGGGCTGCTGGTCAGGCATGGCGGCCCTTCTCGGCGCTCTCCTCGGCCGGGGCGCGCAGCAGCGCGTCCAGCCCGGTCAGCTCGAGGACCGCGGCGACCGTGCCGGTGGCGCCGGTCAGGTAGAGCCCGCCGTCCCGGGCGCGGGCCGCGTGATGGGCGGTGACCAGCGCGTGCACCCCGGTGGAATCGAGGAAGCCGACGTCGCTGACATCGACGAACACCACCGCAGAGTGGCTGACCGCGTCGAGCAGCACGGCGGTGAGCCGGTCGCGGGCGGTGAGATCACAGTCGCCGGCCAGGAGCACGGTGATCCGGCCCGGCTGAGCGGCCGTTCTCGCCTCGAAGCTCGCCATCGACCGCCGTACCTTTCCCTGCCGGGGAACGCCTGCCCGGCCCATCATGTCACCCGGCGGCCCGGAACGCGCCCACCGGATCGGTGAAGCGCGACGCGCGGGCACCGCTTGGCCGGCGCCCGCGCGTCGTGTCGCTGCTCGTCAGCCCTGAGCGAGAGCCTCGCAGCAGGTGTCGATCAGCAGGCGGGTGACCACGTACGGGTCCACGTTCGCGTTCGGGCGGCGGTCCTCGATGTAACCCTTGCCGTCCTTCTCCACCTGCCACGGGATGCGCACCGAGGCGCCGCGGTCGGAGACGCCGTAGCTGTACTCGGTCCACGGGGCGGTCTCATGCAGGCCGGTCAGGCGCTGCTCGATGCCGGCGCCGTAGCCGTCCACGTGCTCCTGGCGCCGCTTGCCGAGCGCCTCCGCCGCGGTGATGATCGCGTCGTAGTTGTCGCGCATCGCGTTGGTGGAGAAGTTGGTGTGCGCGCCGGCGCCGTTCCAGTCGCCCTTGACCGGCTTCGGGTCCAGGGTGGCGGAGATGCCGTAGTCCTCGGCGATGCGGTAGAGCAGCCAGCGGGCCACCCACAGCTCGTCGGCCACCTGCGGGGCGGCGACCGGGCCGATCTGGAACTCCCACTGACCCGGCATCACCTCGGCGTTGATGCCGGACAGGTGCAGGCCGGCCTCGAGGCAGGCGTCCATGTGCTTCTCGACGATCTCCCGGCCGAAGACCTCGTCCGCGCCGACGCCGCAGTAGTAGCCACCCTGCGGGGCCGGGTAGCCGCCACCGGCCGGGAAGCCGAGCGGGCGGCCGTCCTGGAAGAAGGTGTACTCCTGCTCGATGCCGAAGATCGCCTCCTGGTCGGCGTACTTCTCGGCGGACGCGCGCAGGGCGGCGCGGGTGTTGGTGGGGTGCGGGGTGCCGTCGATCAGCTCGACCTCGCACAGCACGATGATGTTGTTGCCGCCGCGGATCGGGTCCGGACAGGTGAAGACCGGGCGGAGCACACAGTCCGACTTGTCACCGGGCGCCTGGTTGGTGCTGGAACCGTCGAAACCCCACAGGGGCGGCTGCTCGCCGTCGGCCAGGATCTTGGTCTTCGACCGGAGCTTCGCGGTGGGCTGGGTTCCGTCGGTCCACAGGTACTCGGCCTTGACAGCCATGAACTCTCCTCAAGTCAAAAACGGCGCCATGCTGGCAGTGCCGGACAACCCTGGCGCGGCGCGAGGACCCTAACGGCCGAAGATCAAATCCATGTTTCCGATCCCGAACAGCGGACGAGTGATCCCGGTTACCTCCAGGTCACCAGTGCCTGCCTTCGCGGAGCAGCGCGGCGCGGGCCATCGCGATGTGCGGGGCGTCCCGGGTGGCCGCGCGGGTGGCCAGGTAGAGCGTGTTGATCGGTGGGTCGGCGGTGGTCAGCACCTCGGTCAGGGCGCCGGTGGCGAGGTCGTCGGCGACCAGGTAGCGCGGCAGCACGGTGACCCCGATGCCGGCGATCGCGGCGGCGCGCAACGCGCGCAGGTCGGGGACGACGAGCACGGCCCGCCTGGGTGGCGGCTGGCCCAGGACGTGCCGCCACCAGCGGCGCACGATCGGCAGTTCCTCGGCGTACGCGAGCAGCGGCGCCCGGCGCAGATCCGGGACCGGAACCACCTCCGGAGCGGCCACCAGCGCGAACTCCTCGTCGCAGAGCGGCTCCGCGTGCAGGCCGGCCCGGCGCGGCCGGACCGCGCTGACCACCAGGTCGAGGCGGCCCTGGCCGAGCTCGGCGAGCAGGTCGTCGGCCAGCCCGAGCCGGACCCGGACCGCGACCCCGGCGGCGATCGTGCCGGCCAGCGCGGGCAGCACCCGGGCGCTGGTCAGCTCGGCCGGCCCGCCCAGGTGCAGGGTCCGGCCGCCGGGCTCAGCCGGCTCGCCCAGCCCGACGGCCACCCCGGCCAGCGCGTCCATCGGCCCGTCCAGCCGCCGGGCCAGGTCGTCGGCAGCCGCGGTCGGGGTGACGCCGCGCGGCCCGCGGACGAACAGCGGGTGGCCCAGCTCGGTCTCCAGCGCGCGCAGCTGGGCGGTGACCGTCGGCTGGGCCACGCCGAGCAGCTCGGCGGCCCGGGTCAGGGTGCCGGCCCGGTGGACGGCCAGGAACGTGTGCAGCAGGTCGAGGCTCACCATGCCATCAATTCTCTGATGGCTGACTGCCGCTGAGCCTCTTGGACCCTGATCGCCCTGCCCGGGCATGGTTGGCGCGTTCCCCTCGGAGAAAGGACTGACATGGCGAAGATCCTGATCGGCCTCACCAGCCACGGCGACCTGGGCGGGCTGCGGCCCACCGGCTACTACCTGCCGGAGGCGGCCCACCCGTGGAAGGTGTTCACCGCGGCCGGGCACGAGGTCGAGTTCGCGAGCGTGGCCGGCGGCGAGCCGCCGGTCGACGGCGTGGACCTGACCGACCCGGTGCAGAAGGAGTTCACCGAGGACGCCGGGGTGCGGGAGCGGGTGCGGCACACGCCGCGGTTCGCCGACCTCGACCCGGCCGGCTACGACGCGGTGCTGTTCGCCGGCGGGCACGGCGCGATGTGGGACTTCCCGGGCGACGCCGGACTGATCCGGCTCGGCCGGGAGATCTACGAGCGGGGCGGCGTGGTGGCCGCGGTCTGCCACGGGCCGGCCGCGCTGATCGGGCTGACTCTCGCCGACGGCACCCCGCTGGTGGCCGGCAAGCGGGTCGCCGGGTTCACCGACAGCGAGGAGGCCGCGGCCGGGCTGACCAAGGTGGTGCCGTTCCTGCTCGCGCGCCGGCTGACCGAGCTGGGCGCGCGGCACTCCGGCGCGGCCGACTGGCAGCCGCACGTGGTCACCGACGGGCGCTTGGTGACCGGGCAGAACCCGGCCTCGTCGACCGGCGTGGCGGAGCAAGTGCTGAAGGTCCTGTCCACAGAGAACCGGTAGGCCCATAATGTGACGGGCCCCACAGCCTTGCCCGCGGCGGGCCGGGCGACGACGATCGGGGGAAGCAGCGCGGGAGGAGGCGGGCGCGGTGCACACCCAGAGGATCGTGGTCGGCTACGACGGCTCGGCGGAGGCGCGGAAAGCGGCCCGCTGGGCACTGGACGAGGCCGAGCGGAGCGACGTGCCGGTCGAGCTGGTCTACGCGTACGAGTGGCCGACCTACGTGCCGGCCGCCGCGATGATGCCGGCCGCCGCGGTCTACCCGGACGTGGACACCGACCTGGCGGTCGCCGAGATGCTCGGCCGGGCGGTGGACACCGCGATGAGCAGCCACCCCGGCGTCCGGGTGTGGGCCCGGGTGGAGCACTCCACCGCCGCGGTCGCCCTGCTCCAGCGGGCCGCCGACGCGTCCCTGGTGGTGCTCGGCGGCCGCCGGCCCACCGGGATGCGCGCCTGGCTCGGCTCGACCAGCGGCTCGGTCAGCGCGCACGCCCGCTGCCCGGTGGTGGTGGTCCGCGGCGAGCCGCGGGCGACCGACCCGGTGGTGGCCGGGGTGGACGAGTCGGAGGCGGCCGGGCTGGTGCTCGGTTTCGCCTTCGAGCAGGCCGCGGTGCGCGGGGTGCCGGTCCGCGCGGTGCACGGCTGGTCGCCGCCGGACGGGCGGGATCTCCTCTGCGAGACGAACCTGCGGGCGATCGGCGAGGAGCGCGGCCGGCTGGAGGCGCTGGTCGGCTGCTGGCGGCGGCGGTACCCGGGGATCCCGGTGAGCGCCGAGGTGATGGTCGGCTCGCCGGGGGAGGTGCTGGCCCAGGCCGCGGCCGGGGCGCAGCTGGTGGTGGCCGGCGCCCGGACCCGCCGGGCGCTGCGCGCCGTGCTCCGCCCGTCGGTCGGCCGGCACCTGCTGCACCGGGCGCGGTGCAGCGTCGCGCTGGTCAGCCGGACCCGGGCGGCGATCCGGTTCTGAGCGCTCAGCTGTCCCGGGCGGCCAGATACTCGGCGGCGTTCCGCTTCCACCGCTCGGCCTCCTCGGCGAAGTCCGGGACGTCGGCCGGGTCGAAGGCGCCCTCGAAGAACTCCTTGATCGCCGCGTTCGCGCCGGCCGCCACCGGGCCGGAGCGGGCCAGCATCCGCCGCTCGTAGCGCAGCACGGCCTCGTCCGGTGCCGGGCCGGCGGCGATCTCCCGGGCCAGCTCGGCGCCGTCCAGCAGGGCCAGGTTCACCCCCTCGCCGCCGAACGGGGCCATCAGGTGCGCGGCGTCGCCGAGCAGGGTCAGGCCCGGCCGGTGCGGCCAGGTCAGCGGCGCCGGCAGCGCGAAGATCGGCCGGTGCACCAGGTCGCCCTCGCTGTCCGTGATCACCCGGCGCAGCTCGGGGGCGAAGCAGGCGAACCGCTCCAGCAGCTCGGCGCGCCCGCCGCGCCAGTCCGCCGCGACCGTGAGGCCGAGGTAGCCGCGCACGTGGCCGCCGCTGTTGCGCTGCAGGATGATGCTCCGCCCGTCGCCGTTGGCCCACATGTGCCCGGCGCCGACCAGCGCGGCGATCGCCGGGTGCCGGTCGTCCACGTCGTCGAACCGGACCTCGACGAAGGTGACCCCGGTGTACTCCGGGGTGGCCGCGGTCAGCAGCGGCCGGACCCGGGACCAGGCGCCGTCCGCGCCGATCACCAGGCCGGCGGTGACCGACGAACCGTCCGCGAAGCGGATCCGGCCACCGTCGCGGACCTCGGTGACCTTGTGCCCCCAGCGGACCGTGCCCGGCCACAGCGAGGCGGCCAGCATCTCGCGCAGCTGGCGGCGGTCGATCTCCGGGGCGGCGGTCTCGTCGTCGTCGACGACGTGCTCCATGACCAGCGCGCCGGACGGGTCGAGCATCCGCTTGGACTGGGACTCCGGCCGGGCCAGGGCGGCGAACTCGGTGGTCAGCCCGGCGTCGGCCAGCGCGATCTGGCCGGTGTCGGCGTGGATGTCCAGGGTGCCGCCCTGATCGCGGGCGGTGACCGAGGCGTCCGCGTCGTAGACGGTGACGTCGATGCCGTGCAGTTGCAGGACCCGGGCGCAGGCGAGACCGCCGGGGCCGGCTCCGATGATGGCGATTTCCATGGTTATCACCCTTCGTGGGACAACTACCGAACGACCGTTCGTTAGATTCGACCGTAGGCTGCCGAACGAACGTTCGTCAAGTAGGGTGAGGGGCATGACAGCGACGCGACGGGCGGGCAGCGAGACCCGCGCCGAGATCCTCCGGGTGGCCCTGGAGCTGTTCACCGAGCGCGGCTTCGAGGGCACCTCGATCCGCGACCTGTCCGAGGCGCTGGGCATGACCAAGTCGTCGCTCTACTACCACTTCGAGGGCAAGGAGGCGATCATCCAGGCGCTGCTGGCCAGCCGGCGGGCCGAGGTCGACGAGCTGCTGGAGTGGATCGACGGCCAGGAGCCGGGGCCGGAGCTGCTGCGCCGCGCGGCGCTGCGCTGGGTCGACTCGACGGGGCGGGAGCGGATCCTCGGCATGCGGTTCGCGCACGCCAACGGGCCGACGATGGCCCGGCTGGCGGCCCAGGGCGGCACCCGCGGCTGGTTCGACGAGGCGATCACCAGGATCCTCGGGCCGGACGCGCCGATGCCATCCCGGTTGCGCGCCCGGATGGCTTTCGACACGGTCAGCGCGGC contains:
- a CDS encoding ATP-binding protein; the encoded protein is MPDQQPTDTDGMSYTEPDDLRRVRTFVTERARELGLPPARIDLLTLAVSELTTNTLQHTGGGGHIRVWAEDGQLICDVVDGGGPRPFGRPMPAAEAIRGRGLAIVERVCDSVYTTDVPGGTLVRICLHL
- a CDS encoding STAS domain-containing protein; the encoded protein is MASFEARTAAQPGRITVLLAGDCDLTARDRLTAVLLDAVSHSAVVFVDVSDVGFLDSTGVHALVTAHHAARARDGGLYLTGATGTVAAVLELTGLDALLRAPAEESAEKGRHA
- the glnII gene encoding glutamine synthetase; the encoded protein is MAVKAEYLWTDGTQPTAKLRSKTKILADGEQPPLWGFDGSSTNQAPGDKSDCVLRPVFTCPDPIRGGNNIIVLCEVELIDGTPHPTNTRAALRASAEKYADQEAIFGIEQEYTFFQDGRPLGFPAGGGYPAPQGGYYCGVGADEVFGREIVEKHMDACLEAGLHLSGINAEVMPGQWEFQIGPVAAPQVADELWVARWLLYRIAEDYGISATLDPKPVKGDWNGAGAHTNFSTNAMRDNYDAIITAAEALGKRRQEHVDGYGAGIEQRLTGLHETAPWTEYSYGVSDRGASVRIPWQVEKDGKGYIEDRRPNANVDPYVVTRLLIDTCCEALAQG
- a CDS encoding LysR family transcriptional regulator; its protein translation is MVSLDLLHTFLAVHRAGTLTRAAELLGVAQPTVTAQLRALETELGHPLFVRGPRGVTPTAAADDLARRLDGPMDALAGVAVGLGEPAEPGGRTLHLGGPAELTSARVLPALAGTIAAGVAVRVRLGLADDLLAELGQGRLDLVVSAVRPRRAGLHAEPLCDEEFALVAAPEVVPVPDLRRAPLLAYAEELPIVRRWWRHVLGQPPPRRAVLVVPDLRALRAAAIAGIGVTVLPRYLVADDLATGALTEVLTTADPPINTLYLATRAATRDAPHIAMARAALLREGRHW
- a CDS encoding type 1 glutamine amidotransferase domain-containing protein; this encodes MAKILIGLTSHGDLGGLRPTGYYLPEAAHPWKVFTAAGHEVEFASVAGGEPPVDGVDLTDPVQKEFTEDAGVRERVRHTPRFADLDPAGYDAVLFAGGHGAMWDFPGDAGLIRLGREIYERGGVVAAVCHGPAALIGLTLADGTPLVAGKRVAGFTDSEEAAAGLTKVVPFLLARRLTELGARHSGAADWQPHVVTDGRLVTGQNPASSTGVAEQVLKVLSTENR
- a CDS encoding universal stress protein; protein product: MHTQRIVVGYDGSAEARKAARWALDEAERSDVPVELVYAYEWPTYVPAAAMMPAAAVYPDVDTDLAVAEMLGRAVDTAMSSHPGVRVWARVEHSTAAVALLQRAADASLVVLGGRRPTGMRAWLGSTSGSVSAHARCPVVVVRGEPRATDPVVAGVDESEAAGLVLGFAFEQAAVRGVPVRAVHGWSPPDGRDLLCETNLRAIGEERGRLEALVGCWRRRYPGIPVSAEVMVGSPGEVLAQAAAGAQLVVAGARTRRALRAVLRPSVGRHLLHRARCSVALVSRTRAAIRF
- a CDS encoding FAD-dependent oxidoreductase, encoding MEIAIIGAGPGGLACARVLQLHGIDVTVYDADASVTARDQGGTLDIHADTGQIALADAGLTTEFAALARPESQSKRMLDPSGALVMEHVVDDDETAAPEIDRRQLREMLAASLWPGTVRWGHKVTEVRDGGRIRFADGSSVTAGLVIGADGAWSRVRPLLTAATPEYTGVTFVEVRFDDVDDRHPAIAALVGAGHMWANGDGRSIILQRNSGGHVRGYLGLTVAADWRGGRAELLERFACFAPELRRVITDSEGDLVHRPIFALPAPLTWPHRPGLTLLGDAAHLMAPFGGEGVNLALLDGAELAREIAAGPAPDEAVLRYERRMLARSGPVAAGANAAIKEFFEGAFDPADVPDFAEEAERWKRNAAEYLAARDS
- a CDS encoding TetR/AcrR family transcriptional regulator; this translates as MTATRRAGSETRAEILRVALELFTERGFEGTSIRDLSEALGMTKSSLYYHFEGKEAIIQALLASRRAEVDELLEWIDGQEPGPELLRRAALRWVDSTGRERILGMRFAHANGPTMARLAAQGGTRGWFDEAITRILGPDAPMPSRLRARMAFDTVSAALFAAQGQPASEADVLAAARAATIALTAPD